The window AAGAACAGACAAGAACCTCTCAACTCATTCAGTTCTAGCTTATAACCAAAACTTTAGAGAAGGATCATTGTTTGCTGAAAAATAATTGGTTGCACCAAAAGAGCTTATCTTCCTGCAATTTGCAGCACAATAgcataataaaatatttttttactttattcTACTTGGTGAAATAATAGCAGTGCCCTGAATATTTCGTTAGGGCTATAACACCTCAAGATTACAGCTTTATATATTGCAGTGAGTTCTGCCGAACAAATGCCCTGCAAGAGGCTTAATCCATACTACTTGAAATACTTTTCCCTGTTTTCAGTGGCAAAAGAACTTTTCCTCTATTTGGGTATTGGTAAATCTGAAGATATATCTTGGTGACTGACAGACTGGCAGTCATTCCAGAAACTTGGCTTGGCTTTAATAAGAGCTCAGGTTAGGTAATTCAGAATATCCAACAGGAGAAATACAGGATTGATAAGATCTAAAATGTAAGCACAGTACAGTAATACAGGGTAAATTCAAACAAACTTAAGAGCACCGAAATACCCCGATCAGATCGAACAATTTCTACTAAGCTTacataaaacaaaacaaaagaaaaaaaatcccaaccTTTGGAATCATTGTCAGGAATTCGAAGAATAATTCACAACTTTTTCTGTCTAATTTAAGTAAACAAGAAACCTTTGGAATTTCAGCACATATATAATGATTGAAACTTGTTCTTGATGATGCAAATTCAGTTATGGAGAAACTGAAAAATGTTAAGAACATAAAGAATAACCATATTTAACCAACAAGTGACAGGAATTTGTTTGACCATTGAGAAGACACACCTTGCAAACAAGATATATATCGCTGCACAATTAAGCCTCCAAATGAACGTGCAATTAATTGAGGTGGCAAGGAGATCTCCTTCCAGGTGAAATCAGCAATATGACAGCCTATCTGTATGAATCACCAAATGCAggcatctgttttttttttgttgtcaaGTTCTTCGTCAGAATTAAACCGGGTTAAACTTGACTTCCCATTAAATTTCGAGTACTGAAGAACTCATCTGAACTTTTCAGTAACCTGCTATTCATTGTGGCTGAAAAGAAACGCAACTACATTTTCAAGCATGAGGCTCTCCCAATAGCATGAGGAGTTGTTTTTCTGTTAGCTGTGATGTAGGGGTGATATCAGGTCAGCACGGTCTGCACAAACTTATCGGTAGCATGCTGTGCTCGATTCAGGTTTGATTTGGGCTCTCTTGTCGTTTTCACATAGGTATTCTTAATTAGTTGTAGATGTCAtcaagctaaaaaaaattcgtGTGCATGGCCTATGGAAAGAAGCTCAAAATCTTTAATGAAAAATGATTAAGTAGCAGTTTTCCGAAATCTGAACctcaaaatgatttttttttgttggattgCTGACTCATGTTTCAGGGTCGGATTGCTTCTTGGTTGAAAACTTGAAATAGCATGTACAAGAAACCAACATAACAGTGGGAAAGCTTATCAAGATGGAGTTAACGAGGCAGTAAAGCGACATGGCAAgagattggaatggattggaagaagaagaagaggaggaggaggagatgggagaATTTACCATGAAACAGGTCTTGCCGATCTAGCAATCGCCGAGCAGGCTGACCTTGAGGCTGCGTCCTTGACATCCGGCGCCttgcggtcggcggcggcgccaccgtcgTCCCTGGGGAGCAGGGACAGAACGGCCCCGTTGGCTATGCGCTGCGGTGGCGTCGAGGAAACTGGGGTGGGGGTATGGGGAgtgggagcggcgacggcggcgaggaggcggggaATCGCCGTGATGGGATGGACCAcgaaggagagggagaaggcggcggcgtcgcgtgGCAGTTGGAGTGTTGGACGGAGGCGGTGGCGTCGAGGAAAGTGGCGCCGTGGGTTGGGGGGTGTGGGGCGACGGACGGAGGAGGCATGGATTCCGCTGCAGGCGGGGCAGGGCGGTCGCCGGTGGCAGGGCGCGATGGCGACGGTCGTCGGCGGCAGGGCGATGCGCGACGGAGTGTGGGCGGAGTGGGCGGCAGACGCGGAGAAAAAGGAGTGGGGGAGGCGCCGCTCGATAAGGGCAACCACAATGTGCTTAAAAAGCAGGTAATAAACAATAAATGCACTCGTCCAACCAGGTAATAGCCATTGTGGGGGCAGATAACAGCAAGAATCAGGCAGTAGTGTTACTGCCGGCAAGAGACAAATAAAATATAGCATGTGTACAGTGATTTTAGAGAGTTGCACTAAAATAATAGAGTAGCAGTTAGCCGTTACATTTGTAGCAATTGTAACTTGTTGCAACAACGCTACAACCTCATCCCTCTACAAATACAAACACAACTCAGTCATTTTCTGTATTTCATCAAATAAGATGGATCCTCCCAACAGAGGTTTTATGCACATGCTTAGCTAGGGCTCCCAAAGCCAAACTTCTGGAAATGGTAGCCAAAACTCCACTTCTCCACAGTTCCCCTCAATATTCTCCCAATCCCAGTTTTCTCAATCCTCAACACCCACTTTTCAGAACTTCCATCCTTTTGGGGCTCCAAACAACTATCAACCATATGGCAATTCTACTCCAAGCTTCCACGGTTTTCAGCAGCAAGCACATTGGTTACACTCTACACCAGTGAGTTTTCAAGGTTTTCGTCCTCCGGAAAATTGGGTGTACTCACCTAATCAAATTACTGGGTCTGCTTCTTCCCACGGATCAGAATCAGCCTCTCAGTGCCCTGCAAGATATGAAGAGAACAATGTGGTTGATATCGAAGAGTCAAGTGACAACAGTCAAgaggcagggaggagaggaaCACGAGTCAACTGGACTGAAGAGGAAAACATAAGACTCCTTAGCTCTTGGCTGAATAATTCAGTGGATCCTATAAATGGTAATGATAAGAAGGCAGAATACTATTGGAAGGCTGTAGCTGTAGAGTTTAATAGCAATACATCTAGAAGTAACCGCAAAAGGACAGTTGTGCAATGCAAGACACATTGGGGTGGTGTTAAGAAGGAAATTGGAAAATTTTGTGGAGCTTATTCTCGAGCTAGAAGCACCTTCAGTAGTGGATATTCTGATGATATGATCATGGAGAAAGCTCATATTATGTTTAAGTCAGAAAACAATGAAAAACCTTTCACATTGGAGTATATGTGGAGAGAACTGAAAGATCAACCAAAATGGCGAAGGGTCTTAGAAGAAGATAGTAAGAATAAGAGGACTAAGATCTCTGAATCAGGTGCATACACATCATCGTCCAACCAAGACACGGAGGAGGAGAACAGACGCAAAAAGGAGAACAGACGCAAAAAGAAGCGCCCTGAGGGACAGAAAAAAGCCAAAGCCAAGTTAAAAGGGAGAGGTAAAAATGTCGCACCTTCTCCTTTGGGAGACCAGCCATGTCAAGACTTTGTTCTTTACAATGAAGCTATAAAAGTGAAAGCAGAAGCGATGCTGAAATCTGCAGAAGCAACATCGAAATCAGCTGAAGCAAAGAAGGAATACACAAGAATGGAGAAGTATCAGACATACTTAAAATTGTTGGACAAAGACACTTCAAATTTTAGTGATGCAAAACTGAAGAGGCATGAAGCTGTCCTCGAAAAGCTAGCTACAGAACTTGCTGAAGAATAAATGATCACCAAGTGATGTTGTATCCCTGTTACTTAGTGTGCCACTATGTGGTCTATGATCAATTTGCTGCTAGGATTTAGACTTAGCAATTATTAGACTTGTGAACTCAGTGTTAAGTTTGTAGGCTAAGTAAATGTTGGATTGTAAACTTAGTGAATGATGGTTGTATCTTTGTACCTGTAGAAGATGTTATGTACTGATAATATGTAGCCCACAGTCTTAATTGAacttatttgaagttgttggcCCATAATTTCTTAGCACTTGATTTAACAGCAGCCTACAAAATACATATGTAGCAGCAATAATTAGcacaattatttataatcttgcTGTTGTGATAGTTTAAAATAGTTGTAAAGCAAGACATTGATGTTTATAAAACTGTTGTTTCAATATATAAAAAGCAAGACATGGATGTTTATAAAACTATtgtttaaatatataaaaagcaAGACATGGCTACTAAGAATCTAGCTGTTGGAATACATCCAAACAGCAAGGCATGCCTGCTGTGAATCTAGCTGTTGGAATACATCCAAACAACAAGTCATGACATAGTTGTATGGAATATAGCTGTTGGAAACTAGCTGTTGGAACAAAAGCAACACTGAGATGTTAGCACATATCCATTCAGTTGTATCTTCTATGAAACAGGGTATGCAGTTCAGCAAGATATATACCATTGCCTTTAATTCAGTTCATTCTCAACAAAGCCACCTAGTTCCCACAAAGATGTCTAGTGATTCACAAGTCCATTCTAGTCATTCTGATGAGTCCATCACTAGTGAGAATTTGGAAGATATGATGTGGGAAGAAATTAATGATCCTACTGAAGCTCAGCTAGAAGCCCGGCTTGAAGCTCAACTTGAGATGAAATTGATGGCACGCCTAGCTGGGAACTCTAATCAGCGTGGAGGCTACACACGCAGGTACATCAGTAGAGATCATGAAGACGATCACAACAGGTTATTTGCTAAATATTTTTCAGACAATCCTTTGTACACCGATGATCAATTCCGTAGGAGATTTCGCATGAGGAGGCATCTTTTTTTGCACATTGTACAAGCTCTTGGCGAGTGGTCTCCATATTTTTGTCTTAGGACAGATGCATTTGGAAAGGTGGGTCTTTCACCATTTCAAAAATGCACTGCTGCCATGCGAATGTTGGCATATGGTACTCCAGCTGATCTTATGGATGAGACTTTTGGGGTAGCTGAAAGCACAGCAATGGAGTGTATGATCAATTTTGTTCAAGGTGTGAGGCACATATTTGGTAAACAATATTTACGTAGGCCTACCGAAGAGGATATTCAACGCTTACTTCAGTTTGGAGAGGCACATGGATTTCCTGGCATGTTGGGTAGTGTTGATTGCATGCATTGGGAATGGCAAAATTGTCCGGTTGCATGGAAGGGACAATTCACACGTGGTGATTATGGGGTACCCACTATCATGCTTGAAGCGGTTGCCTCAAAAGACTTATGGATTTGGCATGCTTTTTTTGGTGCCGCTGGTTCAAATAATGATATTAATGTGTTAGACCAATCCCCATTATTTACTGATGTCCTACAAGGAAGAGCACCTCCTGTTCAATATACTCTCAATGAGTCAGATTACAACATGGGATACTATCTAGCTGATGGTATCTATCCAGAGTGGGCAACATTTGCCAAATCAATCATCAGACCACAGAGCGCTAAGCATAAATTGTATGCACAACATCAGGAATCAGCTAGAAAAGATGTGGAAAGAGCCTTTGGGGTTCTACAGAAACGTTGGGCCATAATACGTCACCCGGCAAGAGTTTGGGAAAGAGAAGAGCTAGCAG of the Oryza sativa Japonica Group chromosome 2, ASM3414082v1 genome contains:
- the LOC136355127 gene encoding protein ALP1-like, with the translated sequence MSSDSQVHSSHSDESITSENLEDMMWEEINDPTEAQLEARLEAQLEMKLMARLAGNSNQRGGYTRRYISRDHEDDHNRLFAKYFSDNPLYTDDQFRRRFRMRRHLFLHIVQALGEWSPYFCLRTDAFGKVGLSPFQKCTAAMRMLAYGTPADLMDETFGVAESTAMECMINFVQGVRHIFGKQYLRRPTEEDIQRLLQFGEAHGFPGMLGSVDCMHWEWQNCPVAWKGQFTRGDYGVPTIMLEAVASKDLWIWHAFFGAAGSNNDINVLDQSPLFTDVLQGRAPPVQYTLNESDYNMGYYLADGIYPEWATFAKSIIRPQSAKHKLYAQHQESARKDVERAFGVLQKRWAIIRHPARVWEREELADIMYSCIILPNMIVEDEKGSYDIPDDKTYEQGQFSAQITGLDHGPIYGFAEVLEKNRAIRDRSTHRRLKEDLIEHIWQKFGGQPQQD